One window of the Trifolium pratense cultivar HEN17-A07 linkage group LG2, ARS_RC_1.1, whole genome shotgun sequence genome contains the following:
- the LOC123906082 gene encoding receptor-like serine/threonine-protein kinase ALE2 — protein sequence MDVVFALMLQLLKFCIIFGFAVASKGLVISPSPENLHVYPAPIETPGSSHQKDSHSTISPSSSTVHNGPFSHPPVALSPPSVKASPPPRKAPVVRPPASTRTASASIPPISSPSRIINPRNGRAPIAAPLYKTPKPFPHVIHSPALTPSASNYKHHHSRHIITIPAPAPSYMVSPPISRHRDRAIPPSLSPTTGGKRHHVPLPLNSDCLSTVCTEPYVTSPLGEPCRCVWPMRVGLRLSVSLYTFFPLVSELASELAGGILMKRSQVRITGANAANQQPDKTVVLIDLVPLGEKFDNTTFSLISDRFWHKKVVIKASYFGYYDVLYVNYPGLPPSPPLPPSSISMINGGPYSSDGNNGRTIKPIGVDIQKRQNRGDLSKGFIAIVAVSVFVAFVLCTAASYVMFKFRVHVSQTTSTPRLSHHSLTKASVTATGSLIGDGGIGSVSSLFESSIAAYTMSAKTFSMNDIEKATDNFHNSRILGEGGFGLVYSGVLGDGTKVAVKVLKRREDHQGDREFLAEVEMLSRLHHRNLVKLIGICAEEDSFRCLVYELIPNGSLESHLHGVDREKCTLDWGARMKIALGAARGLAYLHEDSSPCVIHRDFKSSNILLEDDFSPKVSDFGLAWTASDEENRHISTRVVGTFGYVAPEYAMTGHLLVKSDVYSYGVVLLELLTGRKPIDMSQAPGQENLVAWARPFLTSKEGLEVIIDPSIGRDVPFDCVAKVAAIASMCVQSEVSNRPFMSEVVQALKLVCNECEEAKEVDGSRSSIQEHDDLSVDDIERGFSASELFNSPSRVGRMEYETFRRKSYSGPVGNGRSKQLWEIMRRLSGGSVSDCEHETI from the exons ATGGATGTGGTTTTTGCACTGATGTTGCAGCTGTTGAAGTTCTGCATCATCTTTGGCTTTGCAGTGGCATCTAAAG GACTTGTTATATCCCCATCTCCAGAAAACTTACATGTGTATCCAGCCCCTATTGAAACACCTGGTTCTTCCCACCAAAAAGATTCACATAGCACCATTTCTCCTAGCTCTTCAACAGTACACAATG GGCCATTTTCTCATCCTCCAGTAGCATTATCACCGCCATCTGTAAAAGCAAGTCCACCGCCAAGGAAAGCTCCTGTTGTTAGGCCTCCTGCCTCAACACGAACTGCCTCAG CATCTATTCCTCCCATATCCTCTCCTTCAAGAATCATCAATCCGAGAAATGGAAGAGCACCGATTGCTGCACCTTTGTACAAAACACCAAAGCCATTTCCACATGTGATACATTCTCCAGCATTGACACCTTCGGCCTCAAATTATAAACATCACCATTCAAGACACATAATTACCATACCTGCTCCTGCGCCATCATATATGGTTTCTCCTCCCATTTCAAGACACCGAG ATAGAGCAATTCCTCCCTCATTATCACCAACAACAGGTGGAAAAAGACATCATGTTCCACTACCATTGAATTCAG ACTGTTTATCAACTGTCTGCACAGAGCCTTATGTAACTTCTCCTCTTGGAGAACCTTGCAGATGTGTCTGGCCCATGCGAGTCGGTCTTCGCCTTAGTGTTTCTCTTTATACATTCTTCCCTCTGGTCTCGGAGCTGGCTTCTGAACTTGCCGGTGGGATTTTAATGAAGCGAAGTCAAGTTAGAATTACGGGAGCCAATGCAGCAAACCAGCAACCTGATAAAACTGTAGTCCTTATTGATTTAGTGCCACTTGGGGAGAAGTTTGATAATACTACATTCTCTTTGATTTCCGACAGGTTTTGGCATAAAAAGGTTGTTATTAAAGCCTCCTACTTTGGATACTATGATGTTTTATATGTGAACTATCCAG GTTTACCTCCTTCTCCTCCTTTACCACCTTCAAGCATTAGCATGATAAATGGTGGTCCTTATTCCTCTGATGGCAATAATGGAAGGACAATAAAGCCTATTGGAGTTGACATACAGAAGAGGCAGAATAGAGGCGATCTTAGCAAAGGCTTTATTGCCATTGTTGCTGTTTCAGTTTTTGTAGCATTTGTTTTATGTACTGCTGCTTCCTATGTCATGTTCAAATTCAGAGTTCATGTTAGTCAAACAACATCGACTCCACGACTTTCACATCATTCTCTTACCAAAGCATCAG TTACCGCTACTGGATCATTAATTGGAGACGGAGGGATTGGTTCGGTTTCCTCTTTATTTGAATCTAGCATTGCTGCTTATACAATGTCTGCTAAGACTTTCAGTATGAATGACATTGAGAAAGCTACtgataattttcataattcaaGAATACTTGGAGAAGGTGGTTTTGGTCTTGTTTACAGTGGTGTCCTTGGAGATGGGACAAAAGTGGCAGTCAAGGTTTTAAAAAGGAGGGAGGATCATCAAGGTGATCGCGAATTCTTAGCTGAAGTTGAAATGCTTAGTCGTCTTCACCATAGAAATCTGGTCAAGTTGATTGGTATATGTGCTGAAGAGGACAGCTTCCGCTGCTTGGTTTATGAACTCATTCCAAATGGCAGCTTGGAGTCTCATTTACATG GGGTTGACAGGGAAAAGTGCACACTTGATTGGGGTGCTAGGATGAAGATAGCTCTCGGTGCAGCTCGTGGTTTAGCTTATCTGCATGAAGATTCAAGTCCTTGTGTTATACATAGGgacttcaagtctagcaacatATTGTTGGAAGATGATTTTAGTCCAAAAGTATCTGATTTTGGATTGGCCTGGACTGCTTCAGATGAGGAAAATAGACACATATCAACACGTGTTGTGGGAACTTTCGG TTACGTGGCTCCGGAGTATGCAATGACAGGTCATCTTCTTGTTAAGAGTGATGTTTACAGCTACGGTGTTGTTCTTCTAGAGCTTTTGACAGGAAGAAAACCTATAGACATGTCACAAGCTCCTGGTCAAGAGAATCTCGTTGCTTGGGCTCGTCCATTTCTCACAAGTAAAGAAGGATTGGAAGTAATTATAGATCCATCTATAGGACGTGATGTCCCTTTCGATTGTGTGGCAAAAGTAGCAGCCATTGCTTCAATGTGCGTGCAATCAGAAGTATCGAACCGTCCATTCATGAGTGAAGTTGTTCAGGCTTTAAAACTTGTATGCAATGAATGCGAAGAAGCAAAAGAAGTTGATGGTTCAAGAAGTTCAATCCAAGAGCATGATGATTTATCTGTTGATGATATAGAAAGAGGCTTCTCAGCATCAGAATTATTCAATTCACCAAGTAGAGTAGGAAGAATGGAGTATGAAACATTTAGAAGAAAGTCTTATTCAGGCCCTGTGGGAAATGGAAGAAGCAAACAGTTATGGGAGATAATGAGAAGGCTTTCTGGTGGCAGTGTCAGTGATTGTGAACATGAAACTATATGA
- the LOC123906083 gene encoding LOW QUALITY PROTEIN: zinc finger CCCH domain-containing protein 64 (The sequence of the model RefSeq protein was modified relative to this genomic sequence to represent the inferred CDS: inserted 1 base in 1 codon), which translates to MAPRILLCGDVFGRLNQLFKRVSSVNKSAGPFDALLCVGQFFPDSPELLDEFMAYIEGGSHIPLPTYFIGDYGVAAPKILLAASKDSANLGFKMDGLKVCDNLFWLKGSGKFNLFGLSVTYLSGRKSSNVQQFGTYSEDDVDALRAIAEEPGVVDLFLTNEWPSKVTNGAAASDIPAGFSDSTGSDSTISELVQEIKPRYHIAGSKGIHYAREPYSNVDAVHITRFIGLASVGNRDKQKFIHAISPTPASTMSSTEIAMKTTNTTLSPYTSAEEKASPKDTVKRPSDGSSDSQHWRYDVSQKRQKYDTGDKLCFKFTSSGSCPRGETCNFRHDTDATEHCLRGVCFEFLNKGKCDKGPDCRFRHSLQDEGDKHPSNRSRECWFCLSSPNVESHLIISIGNXYYLALAKGPLVEDHVLIIPVEHMPNTLSLSSESDAELLRFQNSLKRYFKNQEKEVIFFEWASVRGFHANLQVIPIASSKAVMVEKAFNLAAQKLEFKFVTKKFDSISDGRKFLKTQIDGNSSLFYAEIPGGTILLHHVEEKDTFPAQFGREVLAGLLNMADNADWRNHKHNKDEELKIVEDFKDRFEEYDPNH; encoded by the exons ATGGCCCCTCGAATCCTTCTCTGCGGCGACGTTTTTGGCCGCCTTAACCAACTCTTCAAGCGCGTCTCATCg GTTAACAAATCGGCGGGTCCATTCGACGCGCTCTTGTGCGTTGGCCAATTCTTCCCTGACTCACCGGAGCTGCTTGATGAGTTTATGGCATACATTGAAGGTGGATCCCACATTCCCCTTCCTACTTACTTCATCGGCGATTACGGTGTCGCCGCCCCTAAAATCTTGTTGGCGGCTTCTAAGGATTCTGCTAACCTTGGTTTCAAGATGGACGGCTTGAAGGTTTGCGATAATTTGTTTTGGTTGAAAGGCAGTGGCAAATTCAACCTCTTCG GGTTATCTGTGACCTATTTATCTGGTAGGAAATCGTCAAATGTTCAGCAGTTTGGAACTTACAGTGAAGATGATGTTGATGCTTTGCGTGCGATAGCCGAGGAACCTGGAGTTGTTGATTTGTTCTTGAC TAATGAATGGCCAAGTAAGGTCACAAATGGAGCAGCTGCTTCAGATATTCCTGCTGGATTCTCAGATTCTACCGGCAGTGATTCAACCATATCAGAGTTAGTACAGGAGATTAAACCACG CTATCATATTGCAGGTTCTAAAGGTATACACTATGCCCGTGAACCATATTCCAATGTTGATGCCGTGCACATTACACGTTTCATAGGGCTTGCGTCTGTTGGAAATAGAGATAAGCAG AAATTTATTCATGCAATTTCTCCAACACCTGCATCCACCATGTCTTCAACTGAGATTGCCATGAAAACCACAAATACCACCTTATCACCATACACATCTGCGGAGGAAAAAGCTTCTCCAAAGGATACTGTAAAGAGACCCAGTGACGGTAGCTCTGATTCTCAACACTGGAGATATGATGTTTCACAAAAGCGACAGAAATATGACACTGGAGATAAGTTGTGTTTCAAATTTACATCTTCTGGCTCTTGTCCACGGGGAGAGACATGCAATTTTCGACATGACACAGATGCAACGGAGCACTGCTTGAGAGGTGTTTGTTTTGAGTTTTTGAACAAGGGAAAATGTGATAAGGGTCCTGATTGCCGCTTTAGGCACAGCTTGCAGGATGAAGGTGATAAGCATCCTTCTAATAG GTCAAGAGAGTGTTGGTTTTGCTTGTCAAGCCCCAATGTGGAGTCACATTTAATCATAAGCATTGGGA ATTACTATCTAGCACTGGCTAAAGGTCCACTTGTTGAAGACCATGTGCTGATAATACCTGTTGAGCATATGCCAAATACTTTATCTTTGTCTTCTGAATCTGATGCTGAGCTCTTAAGGTTTCAGAACAGTCTCAAGAGATATTTCAAGAACCAAGAAAAGGAAGTCATATTTTTTGAGTGGGCTTCTGTACGTGGCTTTCATGCCAATCTTCAG GTCATTCCCATTGCGTCTTCCAAAGCAGTTATGGTTGAAAAAGCATTCAACTTAGCTGCACAAAAGTTGGAATTTAAATTTGTGACAAAGAAAT TTGATAGTATTTCTGATGGAAGAAAGTTTTTGAAGACGCAAATCGACGGGAATTCAAGCTTGTTCTATGCTGAAATACCAGGAGGTACAATTTTGCTGCACCATGTTGAGGAGAAAGACACATTTCCTGCCCAATTTGGACGTGAG GTTCTGGCAGGGTTGCTTAACATGGCAGATAATGCAGATTGGAGGAATCATAAACATAACAAAGATGAAgagttgaaaatagttgaagATTTCAAAGACCGATTTGAAGAATATGATCCAAACCATTGA